In Carya illinoinensis cultivar Pawnee chromosome 9, C.illinoinensisPawnee_v1, whole genome shotgun sequence, the following are encoded in one genomic region:
- the LOC122277084 gene encoding uncharacterized protein LOC122277084, giving the protein MAGMIARLIWNRRNESVHGKDPRHPNSILVKAKEDLRLYHLVQSKERSNGAVVCPNLVQKWKKPPAGKLKLNWDAAINASVGVIGMGGLVRDCQGRVLGSVRANRKLKLSPLDAEAYALLVASQFCKDSGLSELVLEGDSMQVVLKMKNSVRDWSQASLILEEAKSILNSFTSWKIEHTKRDANMAAHLLAKDALNVVDDIFDLESIPDCIKSAVLSDSM; this is encoded by the coding sequence ATGGCTGGTATGATTGCAAGACTAATATGGAACAGAAGAAATGAGAGTGTGCATGGAAAAGACCCGAGACACCCTAACTCTATTCTAGTCAAGGCTAAAGAGGACCTGAGGTTATATCATCTAGTCCAATCCAAGGAGAGGTCCAATGGTGCTGTTGTGTGTCCCAATCTAGTGCAGAAGTGGAAAAAACCCCCAGCAGGTAAACTAAAACTTAACTGGGATGCTGCTATTAATGCCTCAGTGGGAGTGATAGGTATGGGAGGCTTAGTAAGGGATTGTCAAGGCAGAGTTTTGGGGTCAGTAAGGGCAAACAGAAAGCTAAAATTATCACCCCTTGATGCTGAGGCCTATGCCTTACTGGTGGCTAGTCAGTTTTGCAAAGATAGTGGCTTATCTGAGCTAGTCCTTGAAGGAGACTCAATGCAGGTGGTCCTCAAAATGAAAAACTCAGTCAGGGACTGGAGCCAAGCAAGTCTAATTCTCGAAGAGGCTAAATCTATCCTGAATTCTTTTACAAGTTGGAAGATTGAACACACAAAGAGGGATGCTAATATGGCTGCTCATTTGCTAGCCAAGGATGCCCTCAACGTGGTAGATGACATTTTTGATCTTGAGTCTATTCCTGATTGTATTAAGAGTGCTGTCCTTAGTGACTCTATGTAA